In Nocardia sputorum, a single genomic region encodes these proteins:
- a CDS encoding TetR/AcrR family transcriptional regulator: MTATVGRQYGGRAVVERKAERRQRFLDAATRIFAERGYTNCSLADVCAAAGLSKRQFYEEFQAREDVLVAAYDRIQDEAAAAVLARLGDLDPRFDLPAAMTAVVAAYLASIGSDPYRAKVAFIEVVGVSDRMERHRRERRHAWASVLETRVVPVVAPGSRVRGAPGWGASALIGAINGLAHEWVLADPRPTVAELVDLLVPIAMSLIERPGES, encoded by the coding sequence ATGACGGCGACAGTGGGCAGGCAATACGGCGGGCGTGCCGTCGTGGAGCGGAAAGCCGAGCGGCGTCAGCGGTTCCTCGACGCGGCCACCCGGATCTTCGCCGAGCGCGGCTACACGAATTGCTCGCTGGCCGACGTGTGCGCCGCCGCGGGATTGTCCAAGCGGCAGTTCTACGAGGAGTTCCAGGCCAGGGAGGACGTGCTGGTCGCGGCCTACGACCGGATCCAGGACGAGGCCGCCGCCGCCGTGCTGGCGCGCCTCGGGGACCTCGACCCCCGATTCGACCTGCCCGCGGCGATGACCGCCGTGGTAGCGGCTTATCTGGCGTCGATCGGCTCCGACCCCTACCGCGCGAAAGTCGCGTTCATCGAAGTGGTCGGGGTGAGCGACCGGATGGAGCGGCATCGTCGTGAACGCAGGCACGCGTGGGCGTCCGTGCTGGAAACTCGTGTGGTGCCGGTGGTCGCCCCCGGTTCGCGGGTGCGCGGCGCGCCCGGATGGGGCGCGAGCGCCTTGATCGGCGCGATCAACGGCCTCGCGCACGAATGGGTGCTCGCCGACCCGCGCCCGACGGTGGCCGAACTCGTCGATCTGCTGGTCCCGATCGCGATGTCGCTCATCGAGCGGCCCGGCGAGAGCTAG
- a CDS encoding MDR family MFS transporter: protein MAGSVAVAADPVAPMGRAKTNIVFGTIVLGMLMAALDQTIVSTALPTIVADLGGAGHMAWVVTSYLLAEAVATALAGKLGDLFGRKLVFQVSAVIFIVGSMVAGLANGMLLLVLARGVQGFGAGGLMVTSMALIADIIPLRQRGKYQGALGAVFGVTTVIGPTLGGLFTDHASWRWCFYVNVPVAVVMIALAARTIPRVRAAAKPIIDYAGIGLVALGVSCLILGLEWGGQQYAWGSPTIVGLFAGAVFLLATFVAVELRAAEPMLPMALFRSRVFTVCSILSFIVGFAMLGSMTYLPAYLQYVDGVSATMSGVRTLPLVAGLFATSILSGQVVGKTGRYRYFPIGGTLVMALGLYLMSTMGRTTGTWLESLYMLILGMGIGLAMQVLTIVVQNTVPYAQLGTATSGVTFFRTLGSAFGTAIFGTLYSNEIGPDLAAALAGVRVPPAVAADPQSLRALPAEQSAPIIDAYADSIGHVFFWVVPIALAGFVIAWFLPEVPLRDSARAGAGDVGEGFSVPDSPDRLVQLERAIAGTMRGAGAEDPIGARILADADSDLTRGEAWALGQVYLRDRVRGHATLAEIAREHRLPEEVIEPIYDQVGAEGYLMREGRRLRLTDSGAAEMDRIKAAWRRWLDSRLDDWSEADPADRALLDQALTNIATKLLEDQAREQETVPA, encoded by the coding sequence ATGGCCGGTTCGGTTGCTGTCGCCGCGGACCCTGTTGCCCCGATGGGCCGGGCCAAGACCAATATCGTGTTCGGCACCATCGTGCTCGGCATGCTGATGGCGGCGCTGGACCAGACCATCGTGTCCACCGCGCTGCCGACCATCGTCGCCGACCTCGGCGGGGCCGGGCACATGGCGTGGGTGGTCACCTCGTACCTGCTCGCCGAGGCGGTGGCGACGGCGCTGGCGGGCAAGCTCGGTGACCTGTTCGGCCGCAAGCTGGTGTTCCAGGTCAGTGCCGTGATCTTCATCGTCGGCTCGATGGTCGCGGGCCTGGCCAACGGCATGCTGTTGCTGGTCCTCGCCCGCGGCGTCCAGGGCTTCGGCGCGGGCGGGCTGATGGTCACCTCGATGGCGCTGATCGCCGACATCATTCCGCTGCGGCAGCGCGGCAAGTATCAGGGCGCGCTGGGCGCGGTGTTCGGGGTGACCACCGTGATCGGTCCAACGCTGGGCGGTCTGTTCACCGACCATGCCAGCTGGCGCTGGTGCTTCTACGTCAACGTTCCGGTCGCCGTGGTCATGATCGCGTTGGCGGCGCGGACGATCCCGCGGGTGCGGGCCGCGGCCAAGCCGATCATCGACTACGCCGGAATCGGGCTGGTGGCGCTGGGCGTGTCCTGTCTGATCCTGGGCCTGGAATGGGGCGGCCAGCAATACGCGTGGGGCTCGCCGACGATCGTCGGCCTGTTCGCCGGAGCGGTGTTCCTGCTGGCCACGTTCGTCGCGGTGGAGTTGCGGGCCGCCGAACCCATGCTGCCGATGGCGTTGTTCCGCAGCCGGGTGTTCACGGTGTGCTCGATCCTCAGTTTCATCGTCGGCTTCGCGATGCTCGGCTCGATGACCTACCTGCCCGCGTACCTGCAATACGTCGACGGCGTCTCGGCCACCATGTCGGGCGTGCGCACGCTACCGCTGGTGGCCGGTCTGTTCGCCACCTCGATCCTGTCCGGGCAGGTGGTCGGCAAGACCGGGCGCTACCGGTACTTCCCGATCGGGGGCACGCTGGTCATGGCGCTCGGCCTGTACCTGATGTCGACGATGGGCCGGACCACCGGCACTTGGCTGGAGTCGCTGTACATGCTGATCCTTGGCATGGGCATCGGACTGGCCATGCAGGTGCTCACCATCGTCGTGCAGAACACCGTGCCCTACGCCCAACTGGGTACCGCGACTTCCGGCGTCACCTTCTTCCGCACGCTCGGCAGCGCCTTCGGCACGGCGATTTTCGGCACCCTCTACAGCAACGAGATCGGGCCCGATCTGGCGGCGGCCCTGGCCGGCGTGCGTGTGCCGCCCGCTGTCGCGGCGGATCCGCAGTCGTTGCGCGCACTGCCCGCCGAACAGTCGGCTCCCATCATCGACGCGTACGCGGACTCGATCGGTCACGTGTTCTTCTGGGTCGTTCCGATCGCGCTGGCCGGATTCGTGATCGCGTGGTTCTTGCCCGAGGTGCCGCTGCGCGACAGTGCGCGGGCGGGTGCGGGTGATGTGGGCGAAGGGTTCTCGGTGCCGGATTCGCCCGATCGGCTGGTGCAACTGGAACGAGCTATCGCGGGCACCATGCGCGGAGCGGGGGCGGAGGATCCGATCGGCGCACGCATCCTCGCCGACGCGGACAGCGATCTCACACGCGGTGAGGCCTGGGCGCTCGGCCAGGTGTATCTGCGCGACCGGGTGCGTGGCCACGCCACGCTGGCGGAGATAGCCAGAGAACACCGGCTCCCCGAAGAGGTCATCGAGCCGATCTACGACCAGGTGGGCGCGGAAGGGTATCTGATGCGCGAGGGGCGACGGTTGCGGCTCACCGATTCCGGCGCGGCCGAGATGGACCGGATCAAGGCGGCTTGGCGGCGCTGGCTCGACAGCAGGCTCGATGATTGGAGCGAGGCCGATCCCGCCGATCGCGCGCTGCTGGACCAGGCGCTGACGAACATCGCCACGAAGTTACTGGAAGACCAGGCGCGAGAACAGGAGACGGTGCCCGCTTGA